The Aptenodytes patagonicus chromosome 10, bAptPat1.pri.cur, whole genome shotgun sequence genome includes a region encoding these proteins:
- the GCNT3 gene encoding beta-1,3-galactosyl-O-glycosyl-glycoprotein beta-1,6-N-acetylglucosaminyltransferase 3 — MVIHDKIEMFERLLRSLYAPQNVYCVHTDSKSPAAFQEAVRAIVACFPNVFVASRLEKVVYASWSRLQADLNCMQDLLQSPIPWHYMLNTCGTDFPIKTNTQIVHALKMLQGRNSMESEKPSALKQARWQYHHEVGDFISRTATEKLPPPHNSPMFTGNAYIVITRAFVQHVFENPTAQQFLEWAKDTYSPDEYVWATLNRMPGVPGAMPQNDKFQLSDMNALPRLVKWQYLEGDTSKGAPYPPCTGQHQRSVCIYGVGDLPWMLQQHHLLANKFDPLVDDAAIQCLEEHLRHRALYGRGL; from the coding sequence ATGGTCATCCATGACAAAATCGAGATGTTCGAGCGGCTCCTGCGGTCCCTCTACGCCCCCCAGAACGTCTACTGCGTCCACACTGACAGCAAGTCCCCGGCCGCCTTCCAGGAGGCTGTGCGGGCCATCGTAGCCTGCTTCCCCAATGTCTTTGTGGCTAGCCGCCTGGAAAAGGTGGTCTATGCCTCCTGGTCCCGGCTGCAGGCCGACCTCAACTGCATGCAGGACCTGTTGCAGAGCCCCATACCATGGCACTACATGCTCAACACCTGCGGCACTGATTTCCCCATCAAGACCAATACCCAGATTGTCCATGCCCTGAAGATGCTGCAGGGGCGGAACAGCATGGAGTCAGAGAAGCCCTCGGCCTTGAAGCAGGCGCGCTGGCAGTACCACCACGAAGTGGGGGACTTCATCTCCCGGACAGCCACAGAGAAACTGCCGCCACCCCACAACTCTCCCATGTTCACAGGCAACGCGTACATCGTGATCACGCGGGCCTTCGTGCAGCACGTCTTTGAGAACCCCACGGCGCAGCAGTTCCTCGAGTGGGCCAAAGACACCTACAGCCCTGACGAGTACGTCTGGGCCACCCTCAACCGCATGCCCGGTGTGCCGGGCGCCATGCCCCAGAATGACAAGTTCCAGCTCTCGGACATGAACGCCCTGCCCCGCCTGGTCAAGTGGCAGTACCTGGAGGGCGACACCAGCAAGGGCGCGCCCTACCCGCCCTGCACCGGCCAGCACCAGCGCAGCGTCTGCATCTACGGGGTGGGCGATTTGCCCTGGATGCTCCAGCAGCACCACCTCTTGGCCAACAAGTTCGACCCCCTGGTGGACGATGCCGCCATCCAGTGTCTCGAGGAGCACCTGCGCCACAGGGCCCTCTACGGCAGGGGACTCTGA